The window cccctccacatcCGAGACCGAACTTGTCCAAAATAGttgctccaagtcagaaactTGTTTCCAAACAGAAGCTTTCCACCTCCACACTCCAGACTCCttaggtaaggccaaggtacaCATCTTCTGCACCTAATCCTCCTCAAATCATCAATAAGactttcaaaggtacaaaaactgttttgtagttaaccaagccacgagattatcgtagagcgcttgtttcttctgttaatggttttgcaggacataaaagaagcaaacccgTCCCTAAATCctgccctggtcctgttcctcacatccttcgcagacctcatgcacctaaagcttatacaccaccttggatgatgaGACATTCCTCTCGGCAGCATTCATTGCCACTTTCCGATCCACCGGACGCCTGAGCTTCAAGatagtcaagctaatgactgaaaacaagcgcttagtgggaggcaacccacttctaggtttttcttttcctttagagtcatttttctttttgcattgagtcagtttttgcttgaattttgtttgaaattatgaactatctatctatcatgttgcttttaacttgtgtttgagtgtttcttaacagaataatcatccaaggattgatccaacaacacatcAACACAACTAACTACGATTAACAAGGAGTTTCAGCCAAGAATTCACCATTCGccgagggtgtcgatcgacactgcaatggtgtcggtcgacaccgatgGGTAACCCGAGAATCAGTTCACCTTTTCATTACAatttccatatatttttgtttcttttagctttcctcttacttgataacactggggacagtgttgtttaagtctagGGGAGATTGTCTTCTAActacgtttttatttttgagtttcagttgtgttagtcaaaaccataaagtttgagtccagattttcaaattttctttttgtctttgggaattatgatcttgattaatgatttctcttatttggctaacactctaatgattatttgtttatgcttgatctcagaactgaagcttagaaagactatgagccttatcaacaatcctgaaagcccttattcaatggatatctgattgatctaacgttgtctcaacttttatcaggattttaaccggacttaatctcttactttggggttggaaatcagtggactagacttcttcttcaggccatacaagacaNNNNNNNNNNNNNNNNNNNNNNNNNNNNNNNNNNNNNNNtcagtcaaaaccataaagtttgagtcaaatttttcaaatttttctttttgtctttgggaattatgatcttgattaatgatttctcttatttggctaacactctaatgattatttgtttatgcttgatctcagaactgaagcttagaaagactatgagccttatcaacaatcctgaaagcccttattcaatggatatctgattgatctaacgttgtctcaacttttatcaggattttaaccggacttaatctcttactttggggttggaaatcagtggactagacttcttcttcgggccatacaagacagtgcaattttcaaagtatgtctttCCTCTatcttcccttcagtactttaaaaagaaagatcagaaaaaaaaaagaaaaagaataaaagatgagatgattttgatcagtttagagaggcaGGTAAATTActtgtgacctcattattctactcttgagtcaaatgatcacacaaagcttggaagcgaNgaagcgaggggtaggtaaattaccaatgaccccggtattcgcttacacctttccttcagaagaaaaaaaaaaaaaaaaaaaaattgggagaaATCAACTCCtttgaagtgagaaaagggagaggaaaggagatgtatgaagaatgtcttgggcttgaagagagtccatatgctactgatcgatacaccaaggtaagatcaggaggtttttgagggctgatatatcatggtttttgtggtttttaaccatgatataaggagtcttttagagtcttttgatttgttttctaggatgtttttgagtctttccaggttttctaggattttagcatggatggagcaaagtggaacaatttggatcattttggagcattaatcCCGAATAAACGAACTTGGAGTCAGAAcagagagggagtgtcgatcgacactaccttagcatcgatcgacaccatgtttggccaACGAGAGTatcaagttttggaagtttcacAAATTCagccaaagttttccatatttgcaacacaagtctctgacgtgttttaggacatataaatagtatttttaagttttagaaacccataagttattttctagcaagttttattttcctgcaaccctgtgagattttgagagcttttgggagagagagatctgaactgcttctAGAGAAGAATTCATANcaaatattatctaaatttaaaaccagaaaatccaaatctctttgtaaattctaggttaaaaatcaactttaaatccagatttagataagttcacaaagttactaaatcaaatctctttgcaNgattcattatctttctagatcttcatttTAGAttgttcttcacattaattcttgattgatcacctagaattaatactttaggaaaataaattgatatgcgaatatatttgattttcctgataaaaccttttgatgaacaaaattacttcttgcaaagagatttgatttagtgattttgtgaacaatctaaacttatttttaaagctgatttattacctagaattttgcaaagagatttggattttctggttttaaatttagataatatttgcagtaaGAACTGGTTTATTTTACAAaggtgtttagagttctagatctgttcttaattgattgaatcctaattatttcttgatttaataatttataatttcctgagaaattccctaggcctagctttttgatcttctgaatttacaacagcttttattcAATACTTTGCATTGTTATATCACTTTtaaattaatctgtttagcgtaataacaaaactctataatccattgtgtttAATCTTGAGTCTCTgaggaattcgacccctaagtactacagtgatctcttaatttgagagagtagctctaaggtttaatttgagcatatcaattgataagctcaaattaaaccctagaactactctctcaaattaagagatcactgtagtacttaggggtcgaattccacaaggactcaagactacacaataaattatagaattttatgattacgctaaacaaattgatttaaataagaaaagcaatgcaaaatattaaaataaaactgttgtaaattcaagggattaaaaagctaggtctagggaatttctcaggaaattacaaaatattaaatcaataattaaataggattcaagcaattaaaatcagatctagaactctaaattattttataaaataaatcagttctcactacaaatattatctaaatttaaaaccagaaaatccaaatctctttgtaaattctaggttaaaaatcaactttaaatccagatttagataagttcacaaagttactaaatcaaatctctttgcaagaaagtaattttgctcatcaaaaggttttatcaggaaaatcaattatattttcatatcaatttattttcctaagttattaattctagatggacaatcaagaattaatatgaagaacaacctatgatgaagatctagaaagataatgaatcctaaataaacagatctaataaatcataaaatctctgtgaaaaaaccctaaacctaacaagcaaactactcagacatattcaatgaataacaaaacataattctggataataagcaattgaaattaaaagagtaaagagggagtttatgaattcttctctcaaagcagttccgatctctctctcccaaaaaactctcaaaatctcacagggttgcagaaaataaaacttgctagaataaaacttcctgaaaaataacttaagggtttctaaaacctaaaaatactatatatatgtcctaaaacatgTCAGGGGACTTANaaatattaaatcaataattaaataggattcaagcaattaaaatcagatctagaactctaaattattttataaaataaatcagttctcactacaaatattatctaaatttaaaaccagaaaatccaaatctctttgtaaattctaggttaaaaatcaactttaaatccagatttagataagttcacaaagttactaaatcaaatctctttgcaagaaagtaattttgctcatcaaaaggttttatcaggaaaatcaattatattttcatatcaatttattttcctaagttattaattctagatggacaatcaagaattaatatgaagaacaacctatgatgaagatctagaaagataatgaatcctaaataaacagatctaataaatcataaaatctctgtgaaaaaaccctaaacctaacaagcaaactactcagacatattcaatgaataacaaaacataattctggataataagcaattgaaattaaaagagtaaagagggagtttatgaattcttctctcaaagcagttccgatctctctctcccaaaaaactctcaaaatctcacagggttgcagaaaataaaacttgctagaataaaacttcctgaaaaataacttaagggtttctaaaacctaaaaatactatatatatgtcctaaaacatgTCAGGGGACTTATGctgcaattatggaaaacttcgggcaactttgtaaaacttccaaatttgaagactTGTCTCGACTAaacatgggtgtcgaccgatgctcatgtggtgtcggtcaatgcaactTCGTATAATCAGACCCCAAATTGATTTCctccggttaaatgctccataatcatccaaattgctctatttcgctccatccgtgccaaaatcctagaaaaccagTTAAGAATCTAAAACAtcttagaaaacaaatcaaaagactcaaaaagcacacttatatcatggttaaaaccGGAAAAACCATTATATATCACAGCAAATATGCCATAGAGACCTGAAGCTTGAAAACACATTGCTTGACGGGAGCCCTGCTCCGCTTTTCAAAATCTGTGACTTTGGTTACTCTAAGGTCTGCACTCTATTCATTCCCTTCTTCTTTGCGCAATTTGTCTCAATCCTGATTAGTTTGTTTCAAATCAAAAGTATTATCTGTTCATTCGTCTTGATTTTTTATGATCTTGTCCTGTTTTCTATTTCACTTCTACTGTTTAGTCATCTATACTACATTCAAGGCCTAAATCGACTGTGGGAACTCCAGCATACATAGCACCTGAAGTTCTTTCACGGAGAGAATATGATGGCAAGGTACACTGCTCATGCCTTCTTATACATATCAATTTGTCATTAATGCATGATTGGTTATCAAAGTAAGCAAATAGTGTCGTCAAGGGAAATGTATGAGGAAAAAACTTTAGACTGCTCTGAGATTGATGTTATAGTCGGTCTAATATATACTTTGAACTGGCGTGGTCTGTGTAAAACCTTTccctgtagagggcggagttatgctacgcgtgcggagctggttgagactgcaacatagattgaggaggatatctgggcacagtcagtggtggttagtccagcagttcagcctagtagggctcagcagcaggatggttctagcaggggcggtaagcCTGCGCAAGGAACCAAGAGaaggtgggaggctatgcaaacgtcgagtggtgcgagttgcttcaggtgtggaagcaaggatcacaagatttctagctgtcccaagaggagtgctccgacaacagcggctcgtgtatgctatcattgcagggagccagggcataTCTGACctttgtgtcccaagttgcagccggtggcaATGGCAGCGTTGTAGCAGGTGCAGCCTAGAGGGCAGCAGGTGACACGAATCGAGCAGGCACCACGGGTTTACTCAACTGCAGAGACTGGGGGACCCAGTGTCGGggcgatcacaagtataattgctggtacttaaactttgtgaatttcagtaggttcagattttatgtttttcccgtgataaagtgttaggttctcaacacatgaggtttgtgtagggaccttgttggtgggcgggtttaagtcccaagttatgtttgattctggagcttctcatagcttcattactccggagtgtgcagaaagcgcgggaatcagagggtATTCCGGAGAgtgtacaggagttgtcagagttgcgagaggcaagttcctgagggttattggacgggCCAGaagaattgatattcagatcatAGGGGaatcgtggccagcggatttgcttatcaatccagtggagttgtatgatgtgattctcgggatagattggttgcatcggcacatggtgcatttggattgctatcggggtagagtggagtttgagcatccatgagggaagttggtttttcaggctATTAGACCAACTTTGGGGAGTCTcatgatctcggccattcaggctgggaagatgatcgagaagggccgtgaggcttatttggttaccatatctatgccagagtcagtggggaagtctacggttagcggtattccggtagtggaggagtttgaggatgtgtttcagtctttgcagggattaccaccatctcggtcggatccttttaccattgaactggaaccagggacgataccgttatccaaggctccttacagaatggctccagcagagatggcagagctgaagaagcagctagaggatttgttgagtaagggattcatccgtcctagtgtatcaccgtggggagcaccggtgttgtttgtcaagaagaaggatgggagtttccggttgtgtattgattacaagggtttgaaccgggtcactgtgaagaacaagtaccctcttccgaggatcgatgagttgttggatcagttgaggggtgctacttggttctccaaggtagatctggcgtcgggttatcatcagataccgatagatgaggcagatgtgaggaagactgcattcaggacgaggtatgggcatcatgagtttgtggtgatgcctttcgggttgactaacgcactagcagcgtttatgagattgatgaacagtgtgtttcaggagttcctggatgtatctgtcatcattttcatggacgatatcctggtttattctaagagtcctgaggagcatgcagtgcatttgagggtagttctggagaagctacgggagcagaagttgtttgctaagttgagcaagtgcagttttggcagcgtgagatgagttttttgggtcatattgtgtctgcagatggagtttctgtagatccggagaagattcaggctatcagagattggcctagacagcagaatgccacagagatcaggagttttctgggatgggcaggttactacaggagatttgtgcaggggtttgcgagcagaacacgtcctatgactaagttgacagggaaggatgttccttttgtttggtcacaggagtgtgaggaaggctttgcaagcctgaaggagttgttgactactgcgccagttttggctttgcctgagcagggaccctatgtggtttatacagatgcatctagagttggtttgggatgtgtgttgatgcagcatgggaaggtgattgcctatgcttcgcggcattgcggaagcatgaagacaactatcctactcatgacttggagatgggtgctatagtttttgccctgaagatttggagatcttatctttatggtgcaaaggtacaggtaattacagatcataagagtctgatgtatatattcactcaacctgagctgaatttgaggtagaggcagtggatggagcttgtggcagactatgatttggagatagcctatcaacCTGGTAAgcctaacttggttgcagatgctctgagtcggaagagggtagcttcagctcaggagcaggagatggagtctctggtaggagagatcggtgcgttgagtttgtgtgttgtgtctcaggaactgttgggtttggaggcggttgatagagcagatcttctgagcagggtgcagttggctcaggagaaggacttggggctggtgaatgcctcaaaggatgtggattcagagtatcaggtctcagataatggtactatcttggtgcacggttgggtttgtgtgcccaaggatgaggagttgtggcaggagatcctgagagaggctcatgggaacaagttttatattcattcaagaacgactaagatgtaccgtgatctcaagaggtactatcattgggttgggatgaagaaagatgtagctagttgggtcgcgaggtgcgacgtgtgtcagctagtgaaggctgagcatcaggttccaagagggttactgaagagtcttcccattccagagtggaagtgggatatgatttaTATGGACTTCATGGTAGGTTTGCTAGtttccaggacgtttgatgctatttgggtcattgtggaccggttgactaagtcagcacattttctggccattaagaagactgatggagtagcggtcttggctaagaagtatgtgaaggagatagtcaggttccatgggtgccagcgagcattgtgtctgatagggattccaattTCACTTCGATGTTATGGAGAGTGTtttaggcagagatgggcactaaggtgcatatgagtacaacttatcatccccagacagatggacagttagagaggacgatccagacgctggaggatttgctgaaaATGTGTGCGTTGGATTGGgtaggccattgggcagatcacttgagcttggtagagtttacttacaacaacagttatcaggcaagtattaagatggctccttatgaggctttgtatgggaggtcatgtcgtacaccgttatgctggactcaggtggggggagaggagcatttacggggcagattttgttcaggagacctcaaagaagattcgggttctcaagctgaacatgaaggaggctcaggatcggcagaggagttatgccgataggaggaggagacatcttgagtttcaggtaggagacagagtgtatctcaagatggccatgttgcgaggtccaaacaggtcattcactaagactaagttgagtctgaggtatatgggtccgttcagagtgattgagcgtgttggagcagtggcttatagactggagctacttgaggttatgcgtgcattctataaggttttccatgtttctatgttgaggaagtgtcttcgtgaggatgatcagttgctagctaagattcctgaggatcttcagcctaacatgactttggaggcgagaccagtgagggttctcgagaagAGGTTCAAGGAacttcaaaagaagaagattcctttgatgagagtcctttgggattgtgatggtgttgaggagcagacttggaagcctaaggcgaggatgaaggcaaggtttaagaaggggtatgagaagcaagccgcgacttgagcttgtctagcctggtcccatatGTAATCCGTGGTTGGAGCGGGAAtgaagtattccagcccatctctcttgtttacttttgttatcattcataattttaaagaattttcttaatttataatcttggctATCGTAATTACTAATTTTAGAGTTTAAGTAAAAacgataaatgttagaagtttagagtttaaaagAAATTGCTACTATTATCAtttatggtaatgatgaagtcgaagaagatattgcggtaattttagaacaaattacatgtaaagaagcaattatcgcatttAGGACTCTCCATAATTTTTTGATGCAATTTGAGAAGACGACgatgaaaaagattagagatgagctcctgtaacatccgcgaaccaaaatcacggtttaggggattgcatcggtcgatgcatatagtgcatcggtcgatgcaggttcagttttctgcggacgagttaagttaaacgctgcgttttgggttagggaaaacctttaacacgagttttgtctcattagtcgggttttggccgcttttgagagaaaaagaaagagtgaaaagttccctaagtgttcttgagtgttcttggtgatttctggagattggaagttgttcctgtagagatctgtagttgggatcgttgtaggagcttcctggaagtgttttcttgttggtttaaggttcagattcgtcttggcaaaggtaagtgcaggaccatggc is drawn from Camelina sativa cultivar DH55 chromosome 8, Cs, whole genome shotgun sequence and contains these coding sequences:
- the LOC109126081 gene encoding uncharacterized protein LOC109126081; the protein is FRLCIDYKGLNRVTVKNKYPLPRIDELLDQLRGATWFSKVDLASGYHQIPIDEADVRKTAFRTRYGHHEFVVMPFGLTNALAAFMRLMNSVFQEFLDVSVIIFMDDILVYSKSPEEHAVHLRVVLEKLREQKLFAKLSKCS